Proteins encoded together in one Drosophila albomicans strain 15112-1751.03 chromosome 2R, ASM965048v2, whole genome shotgun sequence window:
- the LOC117576666 gene encoding uncharacterized protein LOC117576666 — protein sequence MDFVWMPAKKRARKPRKIEREWTPCDVKMLIQLVEQRELLWDSSKATHKDGKMREKSFRVIAEAMNRSLSDCKAKWDNLRAQYRGYKLKAIQNMSIKWQYFEALRFLDKVCEPQKYKNSSIICNDPSMLKVAFGQSHDQYMEELNTCSSFFSAARRRERKEEDLQSVQFSDDTMMAKARAAQEQNSTSAQIFGDFVADQMRSLRPHIADDLKKNILKLVLEALEQNKH from the exons ATGGATTTCGTATGG ATGCCAGCTAAAAAACGAGCTCGCAAACCTCGTAAAATAGAACGGGAATGGACGCCATGCGATGTGAAAATGTTGATTCAATTGGTTGAACAACGGGAATTGTTATGGGACTCGAGTAAAGCGACACACAAGGATGGCAAGATGCGCGAGAAATCCTTTCGCGTTATCGCCGAAGCTATGAATCGCTCTTTGTCCGACTGCAAGGCCAAATGGGATAATCTCCGAGCACAATATCGAGGCTATAAGCTGAAagcaattcaaaatatgtcGATCAAATGGCAATACTTTGAGGCCTTGCGATTCTTAGATAAAGTGTGTGAACCCCAAAAATATAAG AACTCTTCAATTATTTGCAACGATCCATCAATGCTCAAGGTTGCCTTTGGCCAGAGTCACGATCAATACATGGAAGAACTGAACACCTGTTCTAGTTTCTTCTCTGCTGCTAGACGAAGAGAAAGGAAGGAGGAAGACTTACAGTCGGTGCAGTTTAGCGACGATACCATGATGGCCAAAGCAAGAGCTGCTCAAGAACAAAACAGCACTTCAGCGCAAATATTTGGCGATTTTGTTGCTGATCAAATGCGCAGCCTGCGACCACATATAGCTGAtgatttaaagaaaaatatattaaaattggtACTTGAAGCACTAGAACAAAATAAGCACTAG
- the LOC117575530 gene encoding dihydrofolate reductase: MSQLLLSNKMLKYSLIVAVCESFGIGIKGDLPWHIKSELKYFSQTTKRVTDPQKRNVAIMGRKTYFGIPASKRPLPDRLNIVLSRTLTPADLPSDVLLCPDLETAMQKIENEEIGNQIENVWIVGGSGVYAEAMKSPRCHRLYLTQIKGNFECDTFFPEIPPSFCEVPLDAETPRGIQEENGIKYEYKILEKQ, translated from the exons ATGTCGCAGTTGCTATTGTCGAACAAGATGCTGAAGTATAGTTTAATTGTGGCGGTTTGTGAAAgctttggcattggcatcaAGGGTGATTTGCCATGGCACATCAA ATCGGAGCTCAAGTATTTTAGCCAGACGACGAAGCGCGTCACTGATCCTCAAAAGCGTAATGTTGCCATCATGGGTCGCAAAACCTATTTTGGTATTCCAGCCAGCAAACGTCCACTGCCTGATCGTTTGAATATTGTGCTGAGTAGAACATTAACTCCAGCTGACTTGCCCTCAGATGTGCTGCTCTGCCCTGATCTGGAGACAGCAATGCAAAAGATTGAGAATGAGGAAATTGGCAACCAGATCGAGAATGTCTGGATTGTGGGAGGCAGTGGAGTTTATGCCGAAGCAATGAAGTCACCTCGTTGTCATCGCTTGTACTTAACACAGATTAAAGGCAACTTTGAGTGCGACACTTTCTTCCCAGAAATACCACCAAGTTTCTGCGAAGTCCCACTCGATGCTGAGACACCACGTGGTATCCAGGAGGAGAACGGCATAAAATACGAGTACAAGATAttggaaaaacaataa
- the LOC117576665 gene encoding derlin-2, which translates to MNALRQFYMEIPIVTRAYTTVCVLTTLAVHLDLVSPLQLYFNPTLIVRKFQIWRLATTFLYFGTIGISFFFNMVFTYRYCRMLEDGSFRGRSSDFVMMFIFGGVLMTFFGIFVNLLFLGQAFTLMLVYVWSRRNPSVPMNFFGVLNFQAPYLPWVLLCCSMILGNTVWVDIIGMGVGHVYYVLEDVYPQLSNGYRLIKTPYFLKRLFNEHIERNYQAAAEDRPGGFLWGGEGQPLIQEDGEEQQQQPENEAQPAAVPAQ; encoded by the exons ATGAATGCACTTCGGCAGTTCTACATGGAAATTCCAATAGTAACGCGAGCATACACCACAGTGTGTGTCCTCACAACATTAGCGGTG CACTTGGACTTAGTGTCGCCGCTGCAACTGTATTTTAATCCCACATTAATAGTgcgcaaatttcaaatttggcGCCTAGCTACCACATTCCTATACTTTGGCACAATTGGCATTAGTTTCTTCTTCAACATGGTGTTCACATACCGTTATTGCCGCATGCTCGAAGACGGATCATTTCGAGGTCGCAGCTCCGACTTTGTGATGATGTTTATCTTTGGTGGAGTCCTGATGACCTTCTTTGGCATCTTTGTCAACCTGCTGTTCCTTGGCCAAGCGTTCACTTTAATGCTCGTCTACGTCTGGTCACGACGCAATCCCTCGGTACCCATGAACTTCTTCGGAGTGCTCAATTTCCAGGCCCCCTATTTACCTTGGGTCCTGCTCTGCTGTTCCATGATCTTGGGAAATACCGTATGGGTTGATATCATTGGGATGGGCGTCGGGCATGTTTACTATGTGCTTGAAGATGTTTATCCGCAACTCTCCAACGGCTATCGACTAATCAAGACGCCATATTTTCT TAAAAGACTTTTCAATGAGCACATCGAACGCAATTATCAAGCAGCTGCCGAGGATCGTCCTGGTGGATTTTTGTGGGGCGGCGAAGGACAACCATTGATACAGGAAGACGGCgaggaacagcagcaacagccagagAATGAAGCTCAACCAGCTGCAGTTCCTGCGCAATAA
- the LOC117574905 gene encoding soluble guanylate cyclase 89Da: protein MYGMLYESVQHYVQEEYGTEIWDKVCRIVDCKHNAFKTHQIYPDKLMPDIAAALSACTGESFDFCMNFFGKCFVRFFSNFGYDKMIRSTGRYFCDFLQSIDNIHLIMRFTYPKMKSPSMQLTSMDDSGAVILYRSSRTGMSKYLIGQMTEVAREFYGLEIKAYVVESQNDITGGTAGPIKLTEGPLTVIVKYRLDFDNREYMAKRVNTEAHPSQLKMPTVNMNVFLELFPFTFVLNHDMKITHAGEKVVETWIMHNPGANPKGFIGAHVMDLFYCRRPKDTTIDWDTLIQMRAVLFEFELIRTGHNRAAYDAVLNMDFENYDDMMLNEAQSIALEKAKEFSERDSSELDDCEGEIDPATGERRASQGLRSILLKGQMFYIKDVDSLIFLCSPLIENLDELHGIGLYLNDLNPHGLSRELVMAGWQHCSKLEIMFEKEEQRSDELEKSLELADSWKRQGDELLYSMIPRPIAERMRMGQEAVCQSFEEVSVIFIEVMNIYDSGSNNVQEAMQAVNTLNQVFSALDEEIISPFVYKVETVGMVYMAVSGAPDINPLHAEHACDMALRVIKKLKNHHEADIAIRVGINSGPVVAGVVGLKVPRYCLFGDTVNTASRMESSCDPWKIQLSHFTAMKVQEVGYKVESRGTVKVKGKGEMETYWLLDGPEDK from the coding sequence ATGTATGGCATGCTTTATGAGAGTGTCCAGCACTATGTGCAGGAGGAATACGGCACGGAGATCTGGGACAAGGTGTGCCGCATAGTCGACTGCAAGCACAACGCTTTTAAGACCCATCAGATATATCCCGATAAACTAATGCCGGACATTGCGGCCGCTTTGTCTGCTTGCACAGGAGAGTCCTTTGACTTTTGCATGAActtctttggcaaatgctttgtGCGCTTCTTTAGTAACTTTGGCTACGACAAGATGATTCGATCCACTGGTCGTTACTTTTGCGACTTTCTGCAATCTATCGACAATATCCATTTGATCATGCGATTCACGTACCCAAAGATGAAGTCCCCCAGCATGCAGCTGACCAGCATGGATGACAGTGGAGCCGTTATCTTGTATCGCAGCAGTCGAACGGGAATGTCCAAATATCTCATCGGTCAAATGACTGAGGTGGCCAGAGAGTTCTATGGCCTAGAGATCAAGGCGTATGTGGTCGAGAGTCAGAATGATATCACCGGAGGTACGGCGGGACCTATTAAACTAACCGAGGGCCCCTTGACTGTTATTGTTAAGTACCGGCTGGACTTTGATAATCGCGAGTATATGGCGAAACGTGTGAATACGGAGGCGCATCCATCACAGCTCAAGATGCCCACGGTGAACATGAATGTGTTCCTCGAGCTGTTTCCCTTCACTTTTGTACTCAATCATGATATGAAAATTACTCATGCGGGTGAGAAAGTTGTGGAGACTTGGATAATGCACAATCCGGGTGCCAATCCCAAGGGCTTTATTGGCGCCCATGTCATGGATCTCTTCTACTGTCGTCGCCCCAAAGACACCACCATCGACTGGGACACTTTGATCCAAATGCGCGCGGTCCTCTTCGAATTCGAACTCATTCGCACCGGACACAATCGTGCCGCCTATGATGCGGTCCTCAATATGGACTTTGAAAACTACGACGACATGATGCTGAACGAGGCCCAGAGTATAGCTTTGGAAAAAGCCAAGGAATTCAGCGAGCGAGATTCGAGCGAACTGGATGATTGCGAGGGCGAAATTGATCCCGCAACGGGTGAACGGCGAGCTTCGCAGGGACTGCGATCCATTCTACTCAAAGGACAGATGTTTTACATCAAGGATGTCGActcattgatttttttgtgcaGTCCTCTTATAGAGAACCTCGACGAGCTGCACGGCATCGGTTTGTATCTAAATGATCTCAATCCTCATGGCTTGAGCCGTGAACTGGTCATGGCGGGTTGGCAGCACTGCTCCAAACTGGAAATTATGTTCGAAAAAGAGGAACAGCGCTCTGATGAACTCGAAAAGTCTTTGGAGTTGGCAGACTCTTGGAAGCGTCAGGGCGATGAGCTGCTCTACTCCATGATACCGCGACCAATTGCCGAGCGAATGCGAATGGGCCAGGAGGCTGTGTGCCAGAGCTTCGAGGAGGTCTCCGTCATCTTCATCGAGGTGATGAACATCTACGACAGCGGATCGAATAATGTCCAAGAAGCCATGCAGGCCGTCAACACCCTCAATCAGGTCTTCTCTGCGCTTGATGAAGAGATTATCTCACCCTTTGTGTACAAGGTGGAAACTGTGGGCATGGTTTACATGGCTGTCTCTGGGGCACCGGATATAAATCCACTCCATGCCGAGCACGCCTGCGATATGGCCCTGCGTGTTATCAAAAAGCTAAAGAATCACCATGAAGCAGATATTGCCATTCGTGTGGGCATCAACTCTGGTCCCGTGGTGGCGGGAGTTGTCGGCTTAAAAGTGCCGAGGTATTGTCTCTTTGGAGACACTGTGAACACGGCGTCGCGCATGGAGAGTAGCTGCGATCCCTGGAAGATTCAATTGTCCCATTTCACAGCCATGAAGGTGCAGGAGGTGGGCTACAAGGTCGAGTCCCGGGGCACAGTCAAGGTCAAGGGCAAGGGCGAGATGGAAACTTATTGGCTGCTGGACGGACCTGAAGACAAATGA
- the LOC117576664 gene encoding COP9 signalosome complex subunit 5 → MDVDAAQKTWELENNIQTLPNCDEIFRYDAEQQRQIIDAKPWEKDPHYFKDIKISALALLKMVMHARSGGTLEVMGLMLGKVEDNTMIVMDAFALPVEGTETRVNAQAQAYEYMTAYMEAAKEVGRLEHAVGWYHSHPGYGCWLSGIDVSTQMLNQTYQEPFVAIVVDPVRTVSAGKVCLGAFRTYPKGYKPPNEEPSEYQTIPLNKIEDFGVHCKQYYPLEISYFKSALDRKLLDSLWNKYWVNTLGSSGLLTNTEYTTGQIMDLSEKLEQSENFLGRGTDVNEKRSEDKLSKATRDCSRSTIELIHGLMAQIVKDKLFNKVGLGK, encoded by the exons ATGGATGTGGACGCTGCACAAAAGACGTGGGAGCTGGAAAATAACATACAAACGTTGCCAAACTGTGATGAAATCTTTCGTTACGATGCGGAACAACAGCGTCAAATAATCGACGCCAAACCGTGGGAGAAGGATCCCCATTACTTCAAGGACATTAAGATCTCGGCGTTGGCGTTGCTCAAGATGGTGATGCACGCACGCTCTGGAGGCACTCTTGAAGTGATGGGCCTCATGCTTGGCAAAGTCGAAGACAACACAATG ATTGTGATGGATGCATTTGCGCTGCCCGTGGAGGGCACCGAGACACGTGTCAATGCCCAGGCACAGGCGTACGAGTACATGACCGCTTACATGGAGGCGGCAAAGGAAGTCGGACGCCTCGAACATGCTGTCGGCTGGTATCACAGTCATCCCGGCTATGGCTGCTGGTTGTCGGGCATTGACGTGTCCACGCAGATGCTCAACCAGACATACCAGGAGCCCTTTGTGGCCATTGTCGTAGATCCAGTTCGCACTGTCTCTGCCGGCAAGGTTTGCCTCGGTGCTTTCCGTACTTATCCCAAGGGTTACAAACCACCGAATGAGGAGCCATCGGAATATCAAACTATTCCATTAAATAAGATTGAGGATTTTGGTGTGCACTGCAAGCAATACTATCCGCTGGAAATAAGCTACTTCAAGTCCGCCTTGGATCGCAAACTCCTTGATTCGCTGTGGAACAAGTATTGGGTCAACACTTTGGGTAGCTCCGGATTGCTTACAAACACCGAATACACCACCGGACAGATTATGGACTTATCTGAGAAGCTGGAGCAAAGCGAGAACTTCTTGGGACGCG GAACTGATGTGAATGAGAAACGCTCGGAAGACAAACTGTCGAAGGCTACTCGCGACTGCAGTCGCTCAACCATTGAGCTCATTCATGGTCTGATGGCGCAGATTGTCAAGGATAAGCTCTTTAACAAAGTTGGCCTAGGCAAATAG
- the LOC117575529 gene encoding soluble guanylate cyclase 89Db, with amino-acid sequence MYGMLYESVQHYIQEEYGMETWAKICQIVDCKHTSFKTHQIYPDKLMPDIAAALSACTGESFDFCMNFFGKCFVRFFSNFGYDKMIRSTGRYFCDFLQSIDNIHLQMRFTYPKMKSPSMQLTNMDDDGAVILYRSGRTGMSKYLIGQMTEVAREFYGLEVSAYVIESQNDICGGTAGPIKLTEGPLTVIVKYRLDFDNRDYMAKRVNIVAHPSQLKMPSVDLNVFLELFPFTIVLNHDMKITLAGEKIIETWILHNPGVNPKAFIGTHVMDAFKCRRPKDTKIEWETILQMRTVLFEFELIRTGHNRAAYDAALNIDYENFDGESLNEAQTMAVEKAHELEKKQEHDGEAGAAASKEEIDPAKGQRRPSVGLRSILLKGQMFYIKDVDSLIFLCSPLIENLDELHGIGLYLNDLNPHGLSRELVMAGWQHCSKLEMMFEKEEQRSDELEKSLELADSWKRQGDELLYSMIPRPIAERMRMSQEHVCQSFEEVSVIFIEVMNIYDSGSNNIQEAMQAVNTLNKVFSALDEEIISPFVYKVETVGMVYMAVSGAPDINPLHAEHACDLALRVTKKVKAHNLPDVAIRVGINSGPVVAGVVGLKVPRYCLFGDTVNTASRMESSCDPWKIQLSNYTAMKVREVGYKVEPRGFVKVKGKGDMETYWLLEGPE; translated from the coding sequence ATGTATGGCATGCTGTATGAGAGTGTCCAGCATTACATCCAGGAGGAGTATGGCATGGAGACCTGGGCGAAGATTTGCCAGATAGTCGACTGTAAGCACACCAGCTTCAAAACCCATCAGATATATCCCGATAAATTAATGCCGGACATTGCGGCCGCGTTGTCTGCTTGCACAGGAGAGTCCTTTGACTTTTGCATGAActtctttggcaaatgctttgtGCGCTTCTTTAGCAACTTTGGTTATGACAAGATGATTAGATCTACCGGTCGTTACTTTTGCGATTTCCTGCAATCCATCGATAATATTCACCTGCAAATGAGATTTACGTATCCCAAGATGAAGTCGCCAAGCATGCAGCTGACCAATATGGACGATGATGGCGCCGTTATACTATATCGTAGCGGTAGAACAGGCATGTCGAAGTATTTAATCGGCCAGATGACTGAGGTGGCCAGGGAATTCTATGGCTTGGAGGTGTCTGCCTATGTGATTGAGAGTCAGAATGATATATGCGGCGGAACTGCAGGTCCTATCAAGCTGACCGAAGGCCCATTGACTGTCATTGTCAAGTATCGACTGGACTTTGATAATCGCGATTATATGGCTAAGCGTGTAAATATTGTGGCGCATCCATCGCAACTCAAGATGCCGTCTGTAGATCTCAATGTGTTCCTCGAGCTATTTCCCTTTACAATTGTTCTGAATCATGATATGAAAATAACGCTGGCCGGCGAGAAAATCATTGAGACTTGGATACTGCACAATCCGGGCGTTAATCCTAAGGCCTTCATTGGAACTCATGTCATGGATGCCTTCAAGTGTCGACGACCGAAAGATACAAAAATCGAGTGGGAAACCATTCTTCAAATGCGAACTGTTCTCTTTGAGTTTGAATTAATTCGCACGGGACACAATCGAGCTGCCTACGATGCGGCTTTGAATATAGACTACGAGAACTTTGACGGCGAGAGTTTAAACGAAGCTCAGACCATGGCTGTGGAAAAAGCTCATGAGTTGGAGAAGAAGCAGGAACACGACGGGGAAGCTGGAGCAGCTGCGTCAAAGGAAGAAATCGATCCAGCTAAAGGTCAACGTCGCCCATCGGTTGGATTGCGATCCATATTACTGAAGGGTCAAATGTTCTACATCAAGGATGTTGActcattgatttttttgtgcaGTCCTCTTATAGAGAACCTCGATGAGCTGCATGGAATCGGTTTGTATCTAAATGATCTCAATCCCCATGGCTTAAGCCGTGAACTGGTCATGGCGGGTTGGCAGCACTGCTCCAAGTTGGAGATGATGTTTGAAAAGGAAGAACAGCGCTCCGATGAGCTAGAAAAGTCTTTGGAACTGGCCGATTCGTGGAAGCGTCAAGGAGACGAACTATTATACTCTATGATACCGCGACCAATTGCCGAGCGCATGCGAATGAGCCAGGAACATGTCTGCCAGAGCTTCGAGGAGGTCTCAGTCATTTTTATTGAGGTGATGAATATATACGACAGCGGCTCCAATAACATCCAGGAAGCCATGCAGGCTGTCAACACGCTGAACAAGGTATTCTCTGCGCTGGACGAAGAGATCATCTCACCCTTTGTATACAAGGTGGAAACTGTGGGCATGGTTTACATGGCAGTCTCCGGGGCACCTGATATTAATCCACTCCATGCTGAGCACGCCTGCGATCTGGCCTTGCGTGTTACCAAGAAGGTCAAAGCCCACAATCTACCGGATGTGGCCATTCGTGTGGGCATCAACTCTGGTCCTGTGGTTGCTGGAGTTGTCGGATTGAAGGTGCCGCGGTATTGCCTTTTTGGAGACACTGTGAACACCGCATCGCGCATGGAGAGCAGCTGCGATCCCTGGAAAATTCAGTTATCCAACTATACAGCGATGAAGGTACGCGAGGTGGGCTACAAAGTGGAACCGCGAGGTTTTGTCAAGGTGAAAGGCAAGGGGGACATGGAAACCTATTGGCTGTTGGAGGGACCAGAATAA
- the LOC117575531 gene encoding succinate dehydrogenase assembly factor 3, mitochondrial has protein sequence MSKLVLNQLTHPQRVRLLYKTILRLHRGLPTELRALGDNYVRDEFRRHLKCNPMEAQLFMTEWARYASTITQQLGLRGKPKGELGEQLDVQAVEMLKDDQVVQLYELMLAAKGLHGDTITADDVRGSNK, from the exons atgtcgAAATTAGTATTAAACCAGCTGACACATCCACAGCGTGTGCGATTGCTATATAAAACCATATTAAGACTACACCGAG GCCTACCAACAGAATTGAGAGCTCTAGGCGACAACTACGTGCGCGATGAGTTTCGACGGCATCTCAAATGCAATCCAATGGAGGCACAACTTTTCATGACTGAATGGGCG CGCTACGCGTCGACGATCACTCAACAGCTGGGACTGCGCGGTAAACCGAAGGGCGAGCTGGGCGAACAATTGGATGTACAAGCGGTGGAAATGCTCAAGGATGACCAGGTGGTGCAGCTCTATGAGCTGATGCTGGCTGCAAAGGGACTCCACGGTGATACGATAACAGCGGATGATGTGCGTGGCagtaacaaataa